From a region of the Aeoliella mucimassa genome:
- a CDS encoding cytochrome c oxidase subunit I, with protein MATATAQHADHDHSSENYLTAGKSIASWVFTLDHKRIGVMYLVGICLSLMLSGLFALAIRIHLWTPAGGWFTEDMYNQLFTLHGAIMVFLFIVPSIPASLGNFFLPIMLGAKDVAFPRMNLASFYLWVIGAFFFLASLLFSGLDTGWTFYTPYSSETSQAPVLCATMGVFILGFSSIFTGLNFVVTINTMRPPGMTWFKMPLFLWSLYATGIIQLLATPVLGITVLLLAAEAALHIGIFDPKYGGDPVLFQHFFWFYSHPAVYIMILPGMGVVSELLPVYCRKHIFGYKFIALSSIAIAFLGFLVWGHHMFVSSQSTLTTVIFSGLTFSVAIPSGIKVFNWLATMYKGNIYLTTGMCYMLAFLFLFTIGGLTGLHLGSVATDVTLHDTYFVVAHFHYVMAGGSLIAFVGALFHWWPKMFGRMYDETWGRISALLVFVGFNLTFFPQFILGSLGMPRRYASYEGREGFAVSDELLGSFTHLHRVSTGGAMVLGAGLFLAAGVLIAALIWGRKAPKNPWGGATLEWTCASPPIHHNFDETPTVDDPYVYDYLEYDANEGGYRPKPVAVPTPDPQHEPVA; from the coding sequence ATGGCTACCGCAACCGCTCAACATGCCGACCATGACCACTCGTCAGAGAACTATCTGACTGCTGGTAAGTCGATTGCCTCGTGGGTGTTTACGCTTGATCACAAGCGGATTGGTGTGATGTACCTGGTGGGCATCTGCCTGAGCCTGATGCTCAGTGGTCTGTTCGCCCTGGCGATTCGCATCCATCTGTGGACTCCTGCTGGTGGTTGGTTCACCGAGGACATGTACAACCAGTTGTTCACCCTGCACGGGGCGATCATGGTGTTCTTGTTCATCGTGCCGAGCATTCCCGCTTCGCTGGGCAACTTCTTCCTGCCGATCATGCTCGGTGCGAAAGACGTCGCCTTCCCCCGGATGAACCTCGCGAGTTTCTACCTGTGGGTAATCGGCGCGTTCTTCTTCCTGGCTTCGCTGTTGTTCTCCGGCCTGGATACCGGGTGGACGTTCTATACCCCATATAGCTCCGAAACCAGCCAAGCCCCAGTGTTGTGCGCCACGATGGGTGTGTTCATCCTCGGTTTTAGCTCGATCTTCACCGGCCTGAACTTCGTGGTCACGATCAACACGATGCGTCCCCCAGGGATGACCTGGTTCAAGATGCCGCTGTTCCTGTGGTCGTTGTACGCTACCGGTATCATTCAGCTGCTGGCGACCCCAGTGCTCGGCATCACCGTGCTGCTGCTCGCTGCTGAAGCCGCACTGCACATCGGCATCTTCGATCCCAAGTACGGCGGCGACCCCGTGTTGTTCCAGCACTTCTTCTGGTTCTACTCGCACCCAGCCGTGTACATCATGATTCTCCCCGGCATGGGCGTGGTCAGCGAATTGCTGCCGGTTTATTGCCGCAAGCACATCTTCGGCTACAAGTTCATCGCCCTGTCGAGCATCGCGATTGCGTTCCTCGGCTTCCTGGTGTGGGGACACCATATGTTTGTCTCCAGCCAATCGACGCTCACCACGGTAATCTTCAGTGGTTTGACCTTTAGCGTGGCCATTCCTTCGGGCATCAAGGTGTTCAACTGGCTGGCAACGATGTACAAGGGCAACATCTACCTGACCACCGGCATGTGCTACATGCTGGCGTTCCTGTTCTTGTTCACCATTGGTGGTCTGACCGGTTTGCACCTTGGTTCGGTCGCGACCGACGTTACGCTGCACGACACCTACTTTGTGGTCGCTCACTTCCATTACGTGATGGCCGGCGGTTCGCTAATCGCGTTCGTGGGTGCTCTGTTCCACTGGTGGCCCAAGATGTTCGGCCGCATGTACGACGAAACCTGGGGCCGCATCTCGGCACTGCTCGTGTTCGTTGGTTTTAACCTGACGTTCTTCCCGCAGTTCATCCTTGGCTCGCTCGGTATGCCTCGCCGGTATGCTTCGTACGAAGGACGCGAAGGCTTTGCAGTGAGCGACGAACTGCTCGGCAGCTTTACTCACCTGCACCGGGTTTCGACCGGCGGTGCCATGGTGCTGGGAGCCGGTTTGTTCCTGGCCGCTGGCGTGCTGATTGCCGCGTTGATCTGGGGTCGCAAGGCTCCCAAGAACCCCTGGGGCGGTGCAACGCTCGAGTGGACTTGTGCGTCGCCGCCGATTCATCACAATTTCGACGAAACTCCCACGGTCGACGATCCTTACGTCTACGATTACCTGGAATACGATGCCAACGAAGGGGGCTACCGACCGAAACCGGTCGCGGTTCCCACGCCCGATCCGCAACACGAACCAGTTGCCTAA
- a CDS encoding cytochrome C oxidase subunit IV family protein yields the protein MSDNHHHYITPLPVLLGTFLALVALTILTVFQATQTMVDFGQYEVGLTLLIATAKALLVGLIFMQLAHDKPINGMVLMTALVFVGLFLSITLMDTKEYRLQQEDFRIQNPQTAE from the coding sequence ATGTCTGATAATCATCACCACTACATTACTCCGCTTCCTGTCCTGCTAGGCACCTTCCTGGCGCTGGTCGCGTTGACCATCCTCACGGTGTTCCAGGCCACGCAAACGATGGTCGACTTCGGCCAGTACGAAGTGGGGCTCACGCTGCTGATCGCCACGGCCAAAGCCCTGCTGGTAGGCCTGATTTTCATGCAACTGGCCCACGACAAGCCGATCAACGGCATGGTACTGATGACCGCCCTGGTGTTTGTGGGTCTGTTCCTGAGCATTACGCTGATGGATACCAAAGAATACCGGCTGCAGCAGGAGGATTTCCGCATCCAAAACCCCCAAACAGCCGAGTAA
- a CDS encoding cytochrome c oxidase subunit 3 yields the protein MSTAHADDHSHHRFQAHHFETSEQQFQAGKLGMWLFLATEVLFFSAMFCAYAVYRSNHPEVFEKAAQFLNPYLGAANTLVLLASSLSVAWAVRCAQMNDRKGLLTNLIFTLFCAGAFMGVKSVEYGLKFKEGLFWRGNFSYVDGSHPDLTETHATLQSIGLWLLGIAVAFVVVSMVIKAAGGKWALFALGATLFGAGVGCLAGNAYTLHEEQASHHATAGEHAEGEEHAEEHAAEGEVAHTETTAEAPATDEAAAPADAEAPAGDPLAYGGEGSKFPGVFFSIYYAMTGVHAIHILAGIGVFVWIISRAGRGHFDSEYYGPVEYTGLYWHLVDLIWIYLFPLLYLIQ from the coding sequence ATGTCCACCGCCCACGCTGACGACCATTCTCATCATCGGTTTCAGGCACACCACTTCGAAACCAGTGAGCAGCAGTTCCAGGCCGGCAAGCTCGGTATGTGGTTGTTCCTGGCTACCGAAGTTCTGTTCTTCAGTGCCATGTTCTGCGCGTACGCTGTGTACCGCTCGAACCACCCTGAGGTGTTCGAGAAAGCCGCTCAGTTCCTGAATCCCTACCTGGGGGCCGCGAACACCCTGGTGCTGCTGGCAAGTAGCTTGTCGGTCGCCTGGGCGGTGCGTTGCGCCCAAATGAACGATAGGAAGGGCTTGCTCACCAACTTGATCTTCACGCTGTTCTGCGCTGGTGCGTTCATGGGCGTGAAGTCGGTAGAGTATGGGCTGAAGTTCAAAGAAGGATTGTTCTGGCGGGGCAATTTTTCCTACGTCGATGGTTCGCATCCCGACCTTACCGAAACGCATGCAACGCTGCAGTCGATCGGCCTCTGGCTGCTCGGCATCGCGGTTGCGTTCGTCGTGGTGAGCATGGTGATCAAGGCCGCTGGTGGCAAATGGGCGTTGTTTGCCCTGGGGGCCACCCTGTTCGGCGCCGGCGTCGGCTGCCTGGCTGGTAACGCCTACACGCTGCACGAAGAACAAGCATCGCATCACGCTACTGCTGGTGAGCATGCCGAAGGCGAGGAGCACGCCGAAGAACACGCGGCCGAAGGAGAAGTCGCTCACACCGAAACGACCGCGGAAGCCCCTGCTACGGATGAAGCAGCCGCCCCGGCCGATGCCGAGGCCCCTGCTGGCGACCCACTGGCATACGGCGGTGAAGGCTCCAAGTTCCCCGGCGTCTTCTTCAGCATCTACTACGCCATGACCGGCGTGCACGCCATCCACATCCTGGCGGGCATCGGCGTGTTTGTTTGGATCATTAGCCGCGCAGGACGCGGGCATTTCGACTCCGAGTACTACGGCCCGGTAGAATACACCGGTTTGTACTGGCACTTGGTCGACCTGATTTGGATTTACCTGTTCCCCCTGTTGTACTTGATTCAATAA